One Brienomyrus brachyistius isolate T26 unplaced genomic scaffold, BBRACH_0.4 scaffold97, whole genome shotgun sequence genomic window carries:
- the LOC125727446 gene encoding G-protein coupled receptor family C group 5 member B-like — MAPSINLFTFLVLSLVGGSSSWDEASPCGSGSILTRPYTALCELDAVWGLVVVVAAAAAALASLILLLVVLCRLRKITEAEERSGVAPLLLLLAAIFGLCGLSLGYIAEHQESLCFARRVLRGVLLAICNTCLVFQGLRLRRLGQGAHSPSTGQLMGLAVALAVLDPEWILLATMSTCQPACEYQPLDFALATTYVLVLLLAALVGAACSLWRQQPRWRCRTMWLLITCLASVLLWVAWITFCLYGNAALGLSPTWDNRVQAVVLLAQAWLLILLHAAPELHATLRPPSRMREASLEEGLSHL; from the coding sequence atggcaccctctatcaatctcttcaccttcctcgtcctgtccctggtggggggcagctcttcatgggacgaagcttctccttgcggatccggctccatcctgacaaggccctacacggccttgtgtgagctggatgcggtgtggggcttggtggtggtggtggcggcagcggcggcggccctcgcctcgctgatcctgctcctggtggtactgtgtcgcctgcggaagatcacagaggctgaggagcgcagcggggtggcgccgctactcctgctgctcgctgccatatttgggctctgtggcctcagcctgggatacatcgctgagcaccaagagagcctctgcttcgcccggcgtgtcctgaggggggtgttgcttgcTATCTGCAACACCTGCCTAGTGTTCCAGGGTCTGCGACTACGCCGGTTGGGACAAGGTGCTCATAGCCCCAGCACAGGTCAACTGATGGGGCTGGCGGTGGCCTTGGCCGTGTTGGATCCGGAGTGGATCCTTCTAGCCACGATGTCCACGTGCCAGCCAGCCTGTGAATACCAGCCGCTGGACTTTGCGCTGGCCACCACTTAtgtgctggtcctgctcctagcagcactggtgggggcggcctgcagtctgtggaggcagcagccacggtggaggtgcaggaccatgtggctgctcatcacctgcctggcctcagtcctgctgtgggtggcctggatcaccttctgcctgtatggcaacgcggcgcttggcctgtccccaacatgggacaaccgggtacaggcagtggtgctgctggcacaggcatggctgctcatactgctgcacgctgctcctgagctccacgccACCTTACGGCCCCCGTCCCGCATGAGAGAGGCCAGTTTAGAGGAGGGCCTTTCTCACCTGTAG